A portion of the Manihot esculenta cultivar AM560-2 chromosome 2, M.esculenta_v8, whole genome shotgun sequence genome contains these proteins:
- the LOC110609642 gene encoding cellulose synthase A catalytic subunit 2 [UDP-forming] isoform X1: METKGRLVAGSHKRNEFVLINAEDIARVTSVKELSGQICKICGDEIEVTVDRELFVACNECAFPVCRPCYEYERREGNQACPRCKTRYKRIKGSPRVEGDEEEEDTDDLENEFDISHHDGSDPRNVAEAMLSARLNIGLGSQANVSGFVTPFELDSVSAAHEIPLLTYHEEDVGISCDKHALIIPPFRGKRIHPMPYFDSLTNLQPRAMDPKKDLAVYGYGTIAWKERMKEWKKKQSEKLQMVKHQGEKDGGDDDRDEFDDPDLPMMDEGRQPLSRKLPIPSSRINPYRLIILLRLVILGLFFHYRILHPVNDAYGLWLTSIICEIWFAVSWIFDQFPKWYPIERETYLDRLSLRYEKEGKAPELAAVDIFVSTVDPSKEPPLITANTVLSILAVDYPVDKVACYVSDDGAAMLTFEALSETSEFARKWVPFCKKFKIEPRAPEWYFAQKIDYLKDKVDPAFVRERRAMKREYEEYKVRINGLVAMAQKVPEDGWTMQDGTPWPGNNVSDHPGMIQVFLGHNGVHDIEGNELPLLVYVSREKRLGFEHHKKAGAMNALVRVSAIITNAPYILNVDCDHYINNSKALREAMCFMMDPISGKKVCYVQFPQRFDGIDHHDRYSNRNVVFFDINMKGLDGIQGPIYVGTGCVFRRQALYGYDAPVKKKPPGKTCNCLPKWLFWCCCRSRKKNKKAKSNGKKKKKEASKQIHALENIEEGIEGIDNYKLESMTQIKFEKKFGQSPVFIASTLVEEGGLPKEATSASLLKEAIHVISCGYEDKTEWGKEVGWIYGSVTEDILTGFKMHCHGWRSVYCIPSRPAFKGSAPINLSDRLHQVLRWALGSVEILLSRHCPIWYGYGCGLKPLERFSYINSVVYPLTSLPLVAYCTLPAICLLTGKFIVPEISNYASLIFMALFISIAATGVLEMQWGGVGTHDWWRNEQFWVIGGTSSHLFALFQGLLKVLAGVNTNFTVTSKGGDDGEFSELYLFKWTSLLIPPMTLLIINIIGIIVGVADAINNGYDSWGPLFGKLFFAVWVIVHLYPFLKGLMAKQDRLPTIIVVWSILIASVFSLVWVRINPFVSRGGIVLEICGLDCD, encoded by the exons ATGGAAACCAAAGGAAGACTCGTTGCTGGCTCTCACAAGAGAAATGAGTTTGTTCTCATCAATGCTGAGGACATTGCGAGA GTGACTTCTGTTAAAGAACTGAGTGGGCAAATTTGCAAGATTTGTGGGGATGAAATAGAGGTTACAGTAGATAGGGAGCTATTTGTTGCTTGCAATGAATGTGCATTTCCAGTTTGTAGACCCTGCTATGAGTATGAAAGAAGAGAGGGAAACCAAGCCTGCCCACGATGCAAAACCAGATATAAGCGTATCAAAG GGAGCCCTAGAGTTGAAGGGGATGAGGAAGAGGAGGATACAGATGATTTAGAGAATGAGTTTGATATTTCTCATCATGACGGAAGTGACCCTCGGAACGTTGCTGAGGCTATGCTCTCTGCTCGCCTTAACATTGGCCTGGGTTCTCAAGCTAATGTTTCAGGGTTTGTTACACCATTTGAGTTGGATTCTGTTTCTGCAGCTCATGAGATTCCTCTCTTGACATATCATGAAGAG GATGTTGGGATTTCCTGTGATAAGCATGCTCTTATTATACCTCCATTTCGTGGAAAGCGGATTCACCCAATGCCATATTTTGACTCTTTAACGAATT TACAACCAAGAGCAATGGATCCTAagaaagacttggcagtgtaTGGGTATGGAACAATTGCATGGAAGGAGAGAATGAAGGAGTGGAAGAAAAAGCAGAGTGAAAAACTTCAAATGGTTAAGCACCAAGGGGAAAAGGATGGCGGAGATGATGATAGAGATGAGTTTGATGATCCTGATTTGCCTAT GATGGATGAAGGGAGGCAGCCTCTTTCTAGGAAGTTACCAATTCCTTCAAGCAGGATAAATCCATACAGATTGATAATTTTACTCCGGCTTGTGATTCTTGGCCTCTTTTTTCACTATAGAATTCTCCATCCTGTCAATGATGCTTATGGATTGTGGTTAACATCAATAATCTGTGAAATATGGTTTGCTGTATCATGGATATTTGATCAATTTCCAAAATGGTACCCAATTGAGCGTGAAACATATCTTGATCGATTATCACTGAG GTATGAGAAAGAGGGGAAGGCACCTGAGTTAGCTGCTGTAGACATATTTGTTAGTACAGTTGATCCATCGAAAGAACCTCCACTTATCACAGCAAACACAGTTCTTTCCATCCTTGCTGTAGATTATCCAGTTGACAAAGTTGCATGCTACGTCTCAGATGATGGTGCTGCCATGCTTACTTTTGAAGCACTATCTGAAACATCTGAATTTGCAAGAAAGTGGGTCCCTTTCTGCAAAAAGTTCAAAATTGAACCCCGGGCTCCAGAGTGGTACTTTGCCCAGAAGATTGACTATTTGAAAGATAAAGTAGATCCAGCATTTGTTAGGGAACGCCGGGCCATGAAG AGAGAATATGAAGAGTACAAAGTTAGAATAAATGGGCTGGTTGCAATGGCACAGAAGGTTCCTGAGGACGGTTGGACAATGCAGGATGGGACCCCATGGCCAGGGAATAATGTCAGCGATCATCCTGGAATGATTCAG GTTTTCTTGGGTCATAATGGTGTTCATGATATTGAAGGAAATGAATTGCCTCTTCTAGTTTATGTGTCTCGTGAGAAGAGACTAGGATTTGAGCACCACAAAAAGGCTGGGGCAATGAATGCTTTG GTGAGGGTGTCTGCAATCATAACAAATGCCCCATATATATTGAATGTTGATTGTGATCACTATATAAACAACAGCAAGGCACTTCGTGAAGCCATGTGCTTCATGATGGATCCAATATCTGGAAAAAAAGTCTGTTATGTACAATTTCCTCAAAGgtttgatgggattgatcatcaTGATAGGTACTCCAATCGCAATGTTGTATTCTTTGAT ATCAACATGAAAGGATTGGATGGAATCCAAGGACCTATATATGTCGGTACTGGATGTGTCTTCAGGAGGCAGGCACTTTATGGATATGATGCTCCTGTCAAGAAGAAGCCACCGGGGAAGACATGTAATTGCTTGCCAAAATGGTTATTCTGGTGCTGCTGCAGATCtagaaagaagaataagaaagcAAAATCAAAtgggaaaaagaagaagaaggaagctTCCAAGCAAATTCATGCATTGGAAAATATTGAGGAGGGTATTGAAG GAATAGATAACTACAAATTGGAATCGATGACCcaaataaaatttgagaaaaaattTGGTCAGTCACCTGTTTTTATAGCTTCAACACTCGTGGAAGAGGGTGGACTTCCAAAAGAAGCAACTTCTGCATCACTTTTGAAAGAAGCCATTCATGTCATCAGCTGTGGTTATGAAGACAAAACTGAATGGGGGAAAGAG GTTGGATGGATATATGGCTCTGTCACTGAGGATATATTGACTGGCTTTAAGATGCATTGTCATGGTTGGCGATCAGTTTATTGCATACCGAGCAGACCTGCATTTAAGGGTTCAGCTCCAATAAACCTTTCAGATCGTCTACACCAGGTTCTCCGTTGGGCCCTGGGATCCGTTGAGATTTTGTTGAGTAGACACTGTCCAATATGGTATGGGTACGGGTGTGGATTGAAACCATTGGAGCGATTTTCATATATAAACTCAGTTGTTTATCCATTGACATCCCTTCCCCTGGTTGCCTACTGTACCTTGCCAGCTATTTGTCTCCTCACGGGGAAATTCATTGTTCCTGAG ATCAGTAACTATGCAAGTCTCATTTTCATGGCGCTCTTCATATCCATAGCTGCAACCGGTGTCCTTGAAATGCAATGGGGAGGAGTTGGCACACACGACTGGTGGAGAAATGAGCAGTTTTGGGTGATCGGTGGCACCTCATCTCACCTGTTTGCTCTTTTCCAAGGTCTGCTCAAGGTATTAGCTGGTGTTAACACTAATTTCACAGTTACTTCCAAAGGAGGAGACGATGGAGAATTTTCAGAGCTCTACCTCTTCAAATGGACATCTTTATTGATCCCTCCCATGACCTTGCTCATCATAAACATAATTGGAATCATAGTTGGAGTTGCAGATGCCATCAATAATGGCTATGATTCATGGGGTCCACTCTTCGGTAAGCTATTCTTTGCGGTCTGGGTCATTGTCCATCTTTACCCATTCCTCAAGGGTTTAATGGCCAAACAAGACAGGCTTCCTACCATAATTGTTGTCTGGTCGATACTTATAGCTTCAGTTTTCTCACTGGTATGGGTACGAATCAACCCGTTTGTGTCAAGAGGGGGTATTGTGTTAGAAATTTGTGGGTTGGATTGTGATTGA
- the LOC110609642 gene encoding cellulose synthase A catalytic subunit 2 [UDP-forming] isoform X2 translates to METKGRLVAGSHKRNEFVLINAEDIARVTSVKELSGQICKICGDEIEVTVDRELFVACNECAFPVCRPCYEYERREGNQACPRCKTRYKRIKGSPRVEGDEEEEDTDDLENEFDISHHDGSDPRNVAEAMLSARLNIGLGSQANVSGFVTPFELDSVSAAHEIPLLTYHEEDVGISCDKHALIIPPFRGKRIHPMPYFDSLTNLQPRAMDPKKDLAVYGYGTIAWKERMKEWKKKQSEKLQMVKHQGEKDGGDDDRDEFDDPDLPMMDEGRQPLSRKLPIPSSRINPYRLIILLRLVILGLFFHYRILHPVNDAYGLWLTSIICEIWFAVSWIFDQFPKWYPIERETYLDRLSLRYEKEGKAPELAAVDIFVSTVDPSKEPPLITANTVLSILAVDYPVDKVACYVSDDGAAMLTFEALSETSEFARKWVPFCKKFKIEPRAPEWYFAQKIDYLKDKVDPAFVRERRAMKREYEEYKVRINGLVAMAQKVPEDGWTMQDGTPWPGNNVSDHPGMIQVFLGHNGVHDIEGNELPLLVYVSREKRLGFEHHKKAGAMNALVRVSAIITNAPYILNVDCDHYINNSKALREAMCFMMDPISGKKVCYVQFPQRFDGIDHHDRYSNRNVVFFDINMKGLDGIQGPIYVGTGCVFRRQALYGYDAPVKKKPPGKTCNCLPKWLFWCCCRSRKKNKKAKSNGKKKKKEASKQIHALENIEEGIEGKDNSKLTDGIIMSDKLESMTQIKFEKKFGQSPVFIASTLVEEGGLPKEATSASLLKEAIHVISCGYEDKTEWGKEVGWIYGSVTEDILTGFKMHCHGWRSVYCIPSRPAFKGSAPINLSDRLHQVLRWALGSVEILLSRHCPIWYGYGCGLKPLERFSYINSVVYPLTSLPLVAYCTLPAICLLTGKFIVPEISNYASLIFMALFISIAATGVLEMQWGGVGTHDWWRNEQFWVIGGTSSHLFALFQGLLKVLAGVNTNFTVTSKGGDDGEFSELYLFKWTSLLIPPMTLLIINIIGIIVGVADAINNGYDSWGPLFGKLFFAVWVIVHLYPFLKGLMAKQDRLPTIIVVWSILIASVFSLVWVRINPFVSRGGIVLEICGLDCD, encoded by the exons ATGGAAACCAAAGGAAGACTCGTTGCTGGCTCTCACAAGAGAAATGAGTTTGTTCTCATCAATGCTGAGGACATTGCGAGA GTGACTTCTGTTAAAGAACTGAGTGGGCAAATTTGCAAGATTTGTGGGGATGAAATAGAGGTTACAGTAGATAGGGAGCTATTTGTTGCTTGCAATGAATGTGCATTTCCAGTTTGTAGACCCTGCTATGAGTATGAAAGAAGAGAGGGAAACCAAGCCTGCCCACGATGCAAAACCAGATATAAGCGTATCAAAG GGAGCCCTAGAGTTGAAGGGGATGAGGAAGAGGAGGATACAGATGATTTAGAGAATGAGTTTGATATTTCTCATCATGACGGAAGTGACCCTCGGAACGTTGCTGAGGCTATGCTCTCTGCTCGCCTTAACATTGGCCTGGGTTCTCAAGCTAATGTTTCAGGGTTTGTTACACCATTTGAGTTGGATTCTGTTTCTGCAGCTCATGAGATTCCTCTCTTGACATATCATGAAGAG GATGTTGGGATTTCCTGTGATAAGCATGCTCTTATTATACCTCCATTTCGTGGAAAGCGGATTCACCCAATGCCATATTTTGACTCTTTAACGAATT TACAACCAAGAGCAATGGATCCTAagaaagacttggcagtgtaTGGGTATGGAACAATTGCATGGAAGGAGAGAATGAAGGAGTGGAAGAAAAAGCAGAGTGAAAAACTTCAAATGGTTAAGCACCAAGGGGAAAAGGATGGCGGAGATGATGATAGAGATGAGTTTGATGATCCTGATTTGCCTAT GATGGATGAAGGGAGGCAGCCTCTTTCTAGGAAGTTACCAATTCCTTCAAGCAGGATAAATCCATACAGATTGATAATTTTACTCCGGCTTGTGATTCTTGGCCTCTTTTTTCACTATAGAATTCTCCATCCTGTCAATGATGCTTATGGATTGTGGTTAACATCAATAATCTGTGAAATATGGTTTGCTGTATCATGGATATTTGATCAATTTCCAAAATGGTACCCAATTGAGCGTGAAACATATCTTGATCGATTATCACTGAG GTATGAGAAAGAGGGGAAGGCACCTGAGTTAGCTGCTGTAGACATATTTGTTAGTACAGTTGATCCATCGAAAGAACCTCCACTTATCACAGCAAACACAGTTCTTTCCATCCTTGCTGTAGATTATCCAGTTGACAAAGTTGCATGCTACGTCTCAGATGATGGTGCTGCCATGCTTACTTTTGAAGCACTATCTGAAACATCTGAATTTGCAAGAAAGTGGGTCCCTTTCTGCAAAAAGTTCAAAATTGAACCCCGGGCTCCAGAGTGGTACTTTGCCCAGAAGATTGACTATTTGAAAGATAAAGTAGATCCAGCATTTGTTAGGGAACGCCGGGCCATGAAG AGAGAATATGAAGAGTACAAAGTTAGAATAAATGGGCTGGTTGCAATGGCACAGAAGGTTCCTGAGGACGGTTGGACAATGCAGGATGGGACCCCATGGCCAGGGAATAATGTCAGCGATCATCCTGGAATGATTCAG GTTTTCTTGGGTCATAATGGTGTTCATGATATTGAAGGAAATGAATTGCCTCTTCTAGTTTATGTGTCTCGTGAGAAGAGACTAGGATTTGAGCACCACAAAAAGGCTGGGGCAATGAATGCTTTG GTGAGGGTGTCTGCAATCATAACAAATGCCCCATATATATTGAATGTTGATTGTGATCACTATATAAACAACAGCAAGGCACTTCGTGAAGCCATGTGCTTCATGATGGATCCAATATCTGGAAAAAAAGTCTGTTATGTACAATTTCCTCAAAGgtttgatgggattgatcatcaTGATAGGTACTCCAATCGCAATGTTGTATTCTTTGAT ATCAACATGAAAGGATTGGATGGAATCCAAGGACCTATATATGTCGGTACTGGATGTGTCTTCAGGAGGCAGGCACTTTATGGATATGATGCTCCTGTCAAGAAGAAGCCACCGGGGAAGACATGTAATTGCTTGCCAAAATGGTTATTCTGGTGCTGCTGCAGATCtagaaagaagaataagaaagcAAAATCAAAtgggaaaaagaagaagaaggaagctTCCAAGCAAATTCATGCATTGGAAAATATTGAGGAGGGTATTGAAGGCAAGGACAACTCTAAGCTGACTGATGGAATTATTATGTCTGAC AAATTGGAATCGATGACCcaaataaaatttgagaaaaaattTGGTCAGTCACCTGTTTTTATAGCTTCAACACTCGTGGAAGAGGGTGGACTTCCAAAAGAAGCAACTTCTGCATCACTTTTGAAAGAAGCCATTCATGTCATCAGCTGTGGTTATGAAGACAAAACTGAATGGGGGAAAGAG GTTGGATGGATATATGGCTCTGTCACTGAGGATATATTGACTGGCTTTAAGATGCATTGTCATGGTTGGCGATCAGTTTATTGCATACCGAGCAGACCTGCATTTAAGGGTTCAGCTCCAATAAACCTTTCAGATCGTCTACACCAGGTTCTCCGTTGGGCCCTGGGATCCGTTGAGATTTTGTTGAGTAGACACTGTCCAATATGGTATGGGTACGGGTGTGGATTGAAACCATTGGAGCGATTTTCATATATAAACTCAGTTGTTTATCCATTGACATCCCTTCCCCTGGTTGCCTACTGTACCTTGCCAGCTATTTGTCTCCTCACGGGGAAATTCATTGTTCCTGAG ATCAGTAACTATGCAAGTCTCATTTTCATGGCGCTCTTCATATCCATAGCTGCAACCGGTGTCCTTGAAATGCAATGGGGAGGAGTTGGCACACACGACTGGTGGAGAAATGAGCAGTTTTGGGTGATCGGTGGCACCTCATCTCACCTGTTTGCTCTTTTCCAAGGTCTGCTCAAGGTATTAGCTGGTGTTAACACTAATTTCACAGTTACTTCCAAAGGAGGAGACGATGGAGAATTTTCAGAGCTCTACCTCTTCAAATGGACATCTTTATTGATCCCTCCCATGACCTTGCTCATCATAAACATAATTGGAATCATAGTTGGAGTTGCAGATGCCATCAATAATGGCTATGATTCATGGGGTCCACTCTTCGGTAAGCTATTCTTTGCGGTCTGGGTCATTGTCCATCTTTACCCATTCCTCAAGGGTTTAATGGCCAAACAAGACAGGCTTCCTACCATAATTGTTGTCTGGTCGATACTTATAGCTTCAGTTTTCTCACTGGTATGGGTACGAATCAACCCGTTTGTGTCAAGAGGGGGTATTGTGTTAGAAATTTGTGGGTTGGATTGTGATTGA